GTTTTTGATTTTGGAATTATTAGCTTTTTAGGTTTTGTAAATATTGTATTTTTTATCTTGCTTGTATTTGTTTTAATTTATTTTAATCATTCTTATATTTATTCAAAATTACAAGATAAAGATAAGTTCAAAAATCTTTTTAAAAGCAAAGAAAAACCTATTAAAAAAGAAAAAATCATAAAAGAAACAAAAACTCCTAAAGAAGACAAATCAAAACCAAAAGAAGAAATTTTAAGTGATTTAGGCAATATTAGATTTGTAAAATCATATGAAATAAAAACCACTAAAGAAGATGAAAAGACTAAAATTAATTTTACAAACGAACAAGGCAAAATAATTAGTGAGCCAAAAATAATCTTAGAGCCTTTAATGCAGAAAATAAACAAAGATAGCATTAATAAAGATGATTTTAAAATAGTTAAAAACGAAATAAAAGAAGAAAAATCAGTAGAGCAAACCGAAGAAATACAAAATGAAATTCCTGTTTTAAATTCTAATGATTTTCAAGATATTTTGATAGTAGATGAGCAAGATTCTCAAAGTTTTGTCCCTAAAAAAGGCAAAAAAGTAGAGATTTTAAATGAGCTTGAAGAAAATAAAGCAATTTTAAAAGATATTGAATTAGGAGCAATTGAAATACCAAGAGATTTTGAGCTACCTAGTGTGGAATTATTAGATAAAGCCGTAACTACAGAAATAATAATTAATGAAGATGAGCTTGATGAGAAAATAAACGAGCTTTTAGCAAAATTAAAGCATTTTAAGATTGATGGAGATGTGGTTAAAACATATTGGGGTCCTGTGGTTACTACATTTGAGTTTAGACCTGCTGCTGATGTAAAGCTTAGCAAAATCTCAGGCTTAGCTGATGATTTAGCTATGGCACTTAAGGCTACAAGTATTAGAATTCAAGCACCAATTCCAGGAAAAGATGTGGTAGGGATTGAAATTCCAAATAAAACTTCTCAAACAATTAATATTAGAACTATTTTTGAAGATGAATTATTTTCAAAATCTAAAAGCAAATTAACAATAGCCTTAGGTAAGGATATAGTAGGAAATACTTTTGTAACTGATTTAAAACGCTTACCGCATTTATTAATAGCAGGAACTACAGGAAGTGGTAAGAGTGTAGGTATTAATGCTATGATTTTAAGTCTTTTATATAAAAATAGCCCAAGGACTTTAAGGTTATTGATGATTGACCCTAAAATGCTTGAATTTTCAATGTATAATGATATTCCGCACTTATTAACTCCTGTAATTACAAGAGCAGAAAAAGCAACTTTAGCTTTAAAAAATATGGTTTTAGAGATGGAAAGACGATATGAATTAATGGCTAGCGTTTATACTAAAAATATTGAGAGTTTTAATGAAAAAGCACCTAAATTAGGACTTGAGCCTTTTGCTTATATTGTAATTATTATTGATGAGTTGGCTGATTTAATAATGACTAGCGGAAAAGAAGTAGAAACTTATATAGCAAGATTAGCTCAAATGGCAAGAGCAGCAGGAATTCATCTAATAGTAGCTACACAACGCCCAAGTGTAGATGTAATAACAGGTCTTATTAAGGCAAATTTACCTAGTAGATTAAGCTATAAAGTTGGAACTGGAGTTGATAGTAAGGTTATACTAGATTCTAAAGGAGCTGAGAGTTTGCTTGGTCGTGGAGATAGTTTATTTACTCCACCAGGAACAAGTCAGATAGTAAGATTGCACGCTCCATTTGCAAGTGAAGAAGAGATAATTAGAGTAGTAGAGCACCTAAAAAAACAAGAAAAAGCAAATTATGATGAGAGTATTTTACAAGATTCAAGCTTTACTCAAACCTATGTTAAAAATAATGATGATAGTGTAGATGAATTATTCAGTGAAGCTGTAAGAATTATGCAAGAGAGTGGAAAAACTAGTATTTCTTATATTCAACGCCAATTAAATATAGGTTACAATAGAGCTGCTAATATTGTAGAGCAGTGCGAAAAGCAAGGAATTTTGAGCGAACCTAATTCAAAAGGTGTGAGAAGTCTTTTATAAAAAAATCTAAGGAGAAATATGACAAAAATAGGAAAAAAAGAATTTTATGTAGTAGCATTAATGCTGTTTGCTATGTTTTTTGGTGCTGGGAATTTTATTTTGCCACCAAAACTAGGAATGGATGCGGGGAGTAATTTTTATTTAGCGATTTTGTTTTTTTGTGTAACAGGTGTTGCTTTACCTGTTTTAGGCGTTGCTGCAGTTGCTAAAGCAGGAACATTAAAAGAATTAGCAAGTAGAGTAAATGTAACATTTGCAGTAATTTTTGTAGCAGTTATTTATATTACCATAGGGCCTTTAGTAGCAATTCCAAGAGCTAGCACTATGCCTTATGAAATAATGATTTTACCTTTTGTTGATAATGAATATAATGTATATTATTTAGCTTTTTATAGTTTTATATATTTTGCACTTAATTATTATATATGCTTAAATCCTAGCACTATGTTAGATACATTAGGCAAGTATTTAACACCGATTTTACTTATTTTAATAGCAGTATTTTTTATATGCACTTTAATTTATTCAGAAGTAAATGTTAGCATTCCTAATCAAAATTACACTACCCACCCAGTAGCAACAGCATTTGTAGAAGGCTATCAGACTATGGATGCGCTTGCTGCTTTAGTATTTGGGATTAGTGTTGTTGGGGCTTTAAAATCATTAGGAGTTACTAATAAACATCAATTATCATTACTTACTATAAAAGCAGGATTATTTTCTGGAATTATTTTAATGATAGTTTATTTTGCTTTAGGGTATTTAGGCTATGTTTATGGTAATACCTTTAAAGACGCTAGTAATGGGGCTATTTTATTATCATTAATTAGTGATGATTTATTTGGTAGTTTTGGTAGATTTATTTTAGGATTTACAGCTTTACTTGCTTGTCTTACTACTACGATTGGTTTGATTGGCTCAAGTGCTAGCTATTTTAGTAGTGTTACTAAGATTTCTTATAAAAATTGGGTTATTATTTGGGTAGTTGCTAGTTTTGTTTTATCAATTCAAGGTTTAACGCAGATTTTAAAAGTAAGCGTTCCTATATTAATAGCGATTTATCCAATAGCTATAGTTTTAATAATTTTATCTTTAATAAATAATTTAATAAATGAGAGCAAAATCATTTATAGATTTAGCGTTTATACTGCGGCTTTTATAGGAATTTTAAACGCAATTGATAGCTCAATTTTAAACATAAATGATGAAAAAATATTATCTTATTTAGGTATAGCTAAATATTTAGAAATGTTGCCATTTTACTCATCTATGCTTGGCTGGGTTATACCTGTGATTGTTATGTTTATATTAGGATATATTATTAATGCCTTTAGTAAAAAAGATGATTTTTAATTAAATCATCTTGTTACAATTCTACACACTTATTTCTTATTAATTAACAATTAATATCAAAAATTAAAATTTTGTGTTAAGATTAAGCATTTTTTAAAAGGAGTGCTAATGAAAGCAAAAATTTTAAAAGAAGCACTTAATTCACAAGAAATTTTAGTAGCACCAGGAGCTTCTTGTGCTTTATATGCAAGACTTATTGAATTAGCAGGTTTTAAAGTTGTTTATGCTACAGGAGCAGGTATGGCAAATATGCAGTTTGGTTTTCCTGATATAGGACTTGTTAGTATGAATGAAATGTTAGAAAATACAAAGAGAATAAACGATGCTACAAATCTTCCCGTAATAGCAGATATAGATAATGGCTACGGCAATGCTTTAAATGTTTATAGAACAGCAAAAGAATTTAGCAAAAACAAAATAGCAGCAATTCAAATAGAAGACCAGCAACTACCAAAAAGGTGCGGGCATTTTGATGGGAAAAAATTAATATCTCAAGATGAAATGTGTGCGAAAATCAAAGCTTGTAAAGACGCCTTAGAATATGATACTTTAATAATTGCAAGAACAGACGCAATTGCTGTTAATGGTTTTGATGATGCTATTAATAGAGCTAATGCGTATTTAGAAAGTGGAGCTGATATATTATTTATAGAAGCTCCTACTAGCATAGAACAAATGGCAAGTCTTCCTAAATTAATAAAAGCTTATCATATTGCAAATATGGTAGAAGGTGGCAAAACTCCGATATTAAGCAATGATGAATTACAAAAAATGGGCTTTAATATAGTTCTTTATGCAAATGCTACTTTAAAAGCTGCTATTAAAGGTATGAATGATTTATTAAATCATCTAAAAACTACAGGCAGAACAGATAATGCAGAACATTTAATGATTTCTATGAAAGAAAGAAATAGAATATGTGAATTTGATAAGTGGATGGATATAGAAAATAAATTTAAAGGATAATTATGAAAATTAAATGCAGTGTTTATAGGGGTGGCACGAGTAGGGGGCTAATATTTAACGCAAATGACTTGCCTAAAGATAAAAGCACTTGGGCTGATATATTTAAAAAATCTATTGATTGTCATAACCAAAACGCTATTGATGGGCTAGGTGGTTCTATATCATCAACCAATAAAATATGCGTTGTAAAAAGTGTAAATAATAAAAATTATGATATTGAGTGGGAATTCTTTCAAGCTGGGGTTATGAAAGATAGTATAGATAATAAAGGCACTTGCGGGAATTTAATAGCTGCTGTTGGAGCTTATGCTATTAATGAAAAGTTATTTAGTTTTGATAGGTTTGCAAGCAATGTATGTGTTAGAATTTACAATACAAATATTCAAAAAATTATTGAATTTAAAGCTAAGATTAAAGATGGAGAATTTGTAGAAAAAGGTTCTAGTATTATGCAAGGAGTTTTTGGTGGTTGTGAGCTGGCTGATGTTTTTATTAAAAATGCAGGGGCTGAACAAACAGGACTTAAATATCCATTAGGAAAAATTAGCAATTTTAATGGTTATAGAGCTACTTTACTTGATTTAATAAATCCATTTTTATATGTTGATGCAAGGGAATTTGATTTAGATTTTAATTTAAATTATAATGATTTTAGTGCTTTAAAAGCTATTGAAGATTTAAACAAATTAAGAGATTTTTATGCTATTAAATTAGGTTTTGCTAAAGATGAAAATGATTTAGAAAACAATCAAGCTATACCAAAAATAGCAGCACTTTTTAAATCTGATAATAAAAGTGAATTTGATATAGGAATTAGGGTTTTAAGTCTTAGAAATCTTCATAAAAGCTCGCCTGCTAGTGGATTATATAATTTAGCCGTTGCAGCATTAGAAAATGGCACTTTAGCAAATGAGCTTAGTGGTTTAACTATGATACAAAATGGTATTCAAGATGTAAAAATTAAACATTTTTTAGGCGTAGTAGATGTTAGCGTAGAGATAGAAAGTGGTAAAATCATAGGTGTTGGACTTAAAAGAAGTGCAAGAAGAATAATGGACGGATTTATTTACATTAATTAAAAGGAGAAAATATGAAGAAATTTAAATGTAGTATTTATAGAGGTGGCACATCTAAAGCTGCTTGTTTTTATGAAAAGGATATGCCAGCAAGAGTTAAATGGGGCGAGTTTTTAGCTGATGTTATGGGGACTGCTACAAAGCAAATTGATGGAATTGGTGGTGCTGCGTCAGTAACTTCAAAAGTAGCTATAGTTGATATTAAAAATAATGAATTAACTTATACTTTCGCTCAAGTAAATATTGATAAAGAAATGGTTGATTTTAATAGTAATTGTGGAAATATTAGCTCATGCGTTGGTGCTTTTGCTTATGATTTGGGTTTGATTGATTTAAATGATTCTAAAATGTATGAAAAAATCATTATAAAAGATGAGTGTGATTTAGAAAATAAAATAATTTGCGTTAGGATTTTAAATACCAATACAAATAAATATTTAAAAGCTAGATTCAAATTAAGCGATGATTTAAAAAGTTTTGAACCAGCAGGAGATACTAAAATAGCAGGAGTGCCAAATACAGCTAGTGAAATTAAATTAGGTTTTATTAATCCTGAAGGCTCTATGAATAAAGGATTATTGCCTACAAATTCTGCAAAACAAGTTGTAAATACAAGTTTTGGCAATATTGAAATTAGTATAGTAGATGCTGGAGCAGCGCTTGTGTTTATGAGAGCTAAAGATTTATTAAGTGGCAATATATATGATGAAATTTCTCAAAACGAGCTTGATAAAATTGAAGAAGTAAGAAGTATAGCAAGTGAGCTAATTGGCTTAGCAAAAAAAGAAGAAGCAACAGCAAAAAATCCATCAGTGCCTAAAGCTTGTTTGGTTGATTTTGTGCAAGATTACACTAGCACAAGTGGTGCTAAAATATCAAAAAATGATATAAATGTATGCGTTAGAATGATGAGTATGCAACGCCCACACCCATCAATTGCAGTCACAGGAACGGTATGTATTTCAATGGCAGCAAAGACACAAGGCACATTAATTAATGAGCATTTAAGTAGCTTTTCTAATGAATTAGTAATAGCTCATCCAAGTGGGACAATTACGGGATTTATTGATAATGATAGCGTGAGTGTTATTAGGACTGCAAGATGCTTAATGCAAGGCTATGTATTTACTAGAAAAGATTATTAAGTTAAATTTCTAATTTAAATTCCTTTTTTGGAATTTAAATTAGGATTAAGTATTTTATAAATTAATAATGGCTTATAAAATACTTTAAAAATTATTTGATTTGATATTATTTTTTTCGTGTTTATTTAAAAACTCTTTCATATTAGACACTTCACAAGTAAATCTTCCTAGACTTTCATCAGAGCGAATTACTCTATGGCAAGGTAGTATTATTAAATAAGGGTTTTTTGATAATGCAGTTCCTACTGCACGATAGGCTTTAGAATTTATTCTATATGCTAATTCTTTATAAGTTATAGTGTTTGCATAAGGTATATTTTTAAGTTCATTTAAAACTTCTTTTGTAAAAGTAGAAAATTTATCAAGATTAAGTTTTATATTTGTAAAATCAAAATCTTCTCCCTTAAAATACTTTAAAAGTTCAGATTTTACTAATGAAGTTATTTGATTTGGTTTTTCTTTTAAAGTAGCAAGATTTGTAATATCAACTGAAATCAAATACTCATCATTAGCTTTTATTAAAACTATAAAGTTTTTAAATTTTATAATTTCAATATACATTAAGAGCCAAAACTACCAGAACTACTAGCACCACTTGTGCTTTGGCTTTTAAAAAATCCACTACTTTTTGAAGCTCCTGCACTAGGTGTGCTTTTAAAGCTATTTACACTTCTTTGATATGTGCTTGGGTTTTGATAATGCGTAGCTTTGTTTGCATTAAAATGTGAATTATTAAATAACTTATTGCCTATCCAAGAGCCAATTATTGCACCTGCTACAGAGCTTAGCAAAACTTCGCCTAATGAATGATTTGAACCAATACTTTCATTTGTTAATGAGCTTTGATTTGCTTCTATTTTTGCATTTTCAGCTTTTATTAGCTCATCCATCTCAGCCTTGCTTAATACTCTTTCATTTCCATTTAATTCTTTTAGAACTACTCTTGTTTCATCACTTGGAAATTCATCTTTAATTCTGTATTGTTTAGGAGCATATTCTTCTATTATTAAAAATGAGCCTTTAGCTTGTTGTTGCTCTTCGCCACCACAAGCACTTAATAATGAACCAGCTACAATTGCAGTTAAAGACGCTTTGTAAGTTAAGTTATTTAAATTCTTAAACATTTTTCCTCCTAAATCTTTGATAATTTTTTGTTTCTTATAAATACTTGATTGTTTTCTAGTTTTATTTTTTTACTTTTAAAAAGCCTTGATATGAGATATTTTTTTATTTTTTCACGCTTTTTTTTCTTAAATCTTAATAAATATTCATCTATTAAAATCCATTTTGCTTTTATAATTACTGGTAGATTTATTTTATTTTTTAATTCTTCGTTTTCTTTTTTTAATTCTTCGTTGCTTAGTTTTAAGATTTTTATTTGTTCTAATAGCTCATCTTTAATAGCTAAACTATTTTGTTCTGGTTCTATTAAAACATAGGTTTTATTATCTTCTTTTATTGATTTTAAAGTGCCTCTTCTAATTCTATTATAAATAGCTTCTTTGCTGATATTTAAGTATTTTGCGGCGTCTTTTACTAAGAGTTTCATTTCTAACCTTTAAAAAGGGGATAACCCCTTTTTATTAAAGCTTTGCTTCGTAATGTCTTAACATATATAGGCGTTTTAGCATTTTTTTTCTAGCTGAAATTTTTTGTTTTTTGCGAATTTCAGTCATAGGTTCAAAAAAGCGTCTTGCTCTAACTTCTGTTACGATTAGGTTACGATCAGTTTGCTTTTTGAATTTGCGATAAGCCTCGTCAAAAGATTCGTTATTATGAACTTTAATCCCTGGCACGGCAATCACTTCCTTTCGTTGTAAAATTAAAAGTGCTAATTTATAAAAAAATTGTTAATAAACAAAATATTTTTTAATTTACTATTCTTAATTTTTAAAGACTAAAATTATCTTAAAATTACAAATTAAGTTAAAATTAAGGAGAACGTAATGGGAAATATTACAAATTATTTTAAAAAGCGGACTACATTTTATGTTTTACTTACCTGTATTGTTTTTATTATTCCATTTATTAGAATAAATGGTAATCATTTATTTTTGCTTAGTTTTGATAAACAAAAATTAGATTTATTTTTCATATCTTTTAATACAAACGAGTTGTATTTAATGCCATTTTTATTAATTATGATGTTTGTATTTATTTTTTTTATTACAAATTTACTTGGTAGAGTTTGGTGTGCTTGGGGCTGTCCTCAAACTATATTTAGAATAATTTTTAGAGATTTAATACAAACTAAATTATTTAGAATTTATAGTGGCAGAAAAAATAAACAAAATAAACCAAGAAATAAAATATTTGCAAGAATTGCAAGTGTTATTGTGTTTTATCCAATTAGCTTAATTGCTGCAAGTAATTTTTTATGGTATTTTGTTCCACCTGAAGATTTCTTTACTTATCTTGACCATTTTAATGAACACTTACTTTTATTTGGAATTGTTTTATGCTTATCTTTATTTATAACATTTGATATTACTTTTATTAAAGAGAATTTTTGTGCTTATATTTGTCCTTATGCAAGAATTCAAAGCGTTATGTTTGATAACGACACAAAAAGTGTTATATATGATGAAAGTCGTGGCGGAATTATTTATAAAGATGGAGAAAAAATTATAAAAAAACCAATAGGTGGAGAATGTATAGCTTGTGAAGCCTGTGTAAAAATATGTCCAACTCATATAGATATTAGAAAAGGAATGCAGCTTGATTGTATAAATTGTCTTGAATGTGCTGATGCTTGTTCAAATGTTCAAGCAAGATTTAATAGACCATCATTAATATCTTGGTCTAGCACAAAAGAAATAAAAACTAAAGAAAAACTTAAATTCTTTAGATTTAGAACTATTGTTTATATAGTTGTATTGTGTGCTATGTTTATTGGGTTAGTTTTAACGGCTGGTAGCAAAGAAACTATGCTTATGAATATAAATAGAACTACTGAATTATATACAATAAATAAAGATGAAAATTATGTTGATAATGCCTATGTTATATTATTTCACAATACTAGCAAGCAAGACCATAGATTTTATTTAGAAATATTAGATGATGATATTAGTATTTTAAAACCTAAAAAAGATTTTAGAGTTAAAGCTGGTGAGAAATTAAAACAAATTGTTATTTTAAGAAGTGAGCTTAAGAAAGTTAAAAAACATCATAAGCATATTAATATAAGAGCTTATGCCTTAGATGATGATAAAATATTTACCATAAAGGATACAATATTTATATATCCTAAGGAGAAAAAATGGAAGGAAAAGAAGAAATAATTTTAAAAGTAGCCCTTGAACTATTTTTAGAAAAGGGCTACGAAAATACAAGTTTAAATGATATTGTTAAAGTAACTGGCGGTTCTCTTGCGACGATATATAAAAAATTTGAAAATAAAAATAATTTATTTTTAAAGGCTTTAAAATTTAGGGCAGAAACTAGGTTAGAGAATTTAAAAATTATGATTTCTTCAAAAGCCAACTTGGATTTACCAGATTTTTTAAATGTATTTGGTAATGAATATTGTAATTTTTTTATAGGCGAAGATAATGCAAAATTTTTAAGATTAGTTCTTGAAAGAACTTATCAAGATATTAATTTTAAACAAGAATGTGCAAAAGCAGATAAAGATGTAATAATTAGATTTTTATGTGAAGTATTTGAGAAAAAAATCAAAAAAGAAATTCTAAATGAAATAAGTGCTTATAATTTAGCTAATTTATACTGCTCTATGATTAGAAGTAATAAGATTTTTGATTTGATTTTTAACTCTAAAGAAATCTTTACACAAGATGAATTAAGTGAGCATGTAAAAAATGTAAATATCTTATTTTTAAGGGCTTTGCGTTAATTTCATTAACTTAAATGTAATTATAATTACATCTTTAAAATTTAAAATTACAACAAGGAAGATTTATGAAAAGACTTATTAAACTAAGTTTCGTTGCTAGCTTGTTATTATTTACAGCTTGCAATGACAAGGTAGAGCAAAAGCAGCAAGAAATGCCACCTTCTATTGTAGATATTAAAAAAGTAAGTTTAGAAAATGCTGAAATTTATTATCAATATGCAGCGAAATTAGAAGCTAACAAAGATGTAGTAGTTTTGCCAAAAGTATCTGGCGAGATTAAAAAAATATTATTTAAAGATGGCGATTTTGTAAAACAAGGAACAATTTTATATAAGATTGATGATGAGCAATATAAAGCTAGTTTGGATTTAGCGTTAGCTGATGTTGGTGTTGCTAAAGCAAACTACGAAAACGCTAATACTGATTATAATAGAACTAAAGACTTATATGCTAAAAAAGCAGTTAGTCAAAAAGAATTTGATACAAAAGAAGCAGCCTTTAAAAGTGCAAAAGCTAGTTTAGATAAAGCTAATGCAGCTTATAAGATAGCTAAATTAAACTATGATTATACTAATGTAAAAGCTCCATTTGATGGATATGTGCAAGCTTCATTAGTTGATGCTGGAAGCTATGCTAATGCAAATAATACTCAA
This is a stretch of genomic DNA from Campylobacter sp. RM12651. It encodes these proteins:
- a CDS encoding DNA translocase FtsK, whose product is MKKEFIFIFVSFILFYFSFGLFLPEANGLFLASAYFSKGLRICFGNLSYIFLLAFVGNYLFVYKSFKYALKILANIICSILILSLPFSSVFDFGIISFLGFVNIVFFILLVFVLIYFNHSYIYSKLQDKDKFKNLFKSKEKPIKKEKIIKETKTPKEDKSKPKEEILSDLGNIRFVKSYEIKTTKEDEKTKINFTNEQGKIISEPKIILEPLMQKINKDSINKDDFKIVKNEIKEEKSVEQTEEIQNEIPVLNSNDFQDILIVDEQDSQSFVPKKGKKVEILNELEENKAILKDIELGAIEIPRDFELPSVELLDKAVTTEIIINEDELDEKINELLAKLKHFKIDGDVVKTYWGPVVTTFEFRPAADVKLSKISGLADDLAMALKATSIRIQAPIPGKDVVGIEIPNKTSQTINIRTIFEDELFSKSKSKLTIALGKDIVGNTFVTDLKRLPHLLIAGTTGSGKSVGINAMILSLLYKNSPRTLRLLMIDPKMLEFSMYNDIPHLLTPVITRAEKATLALKNMVLEMERRYELMASVYTKNIESFNEKAPKLGLEPFAYIVIIIDELADLIMTSGKEVETYIARLAQMARAAGIHLIVATQRPSVDVITGLIKANLPSRLSYKVGTGVDSKVILDSKGAESLLGRGDSLFTPPGTSQIVRLHAPFASEEEIIRVVEHLKKQEKANYDESILQDSSFTQTYVKNNDDSVDELFSEAVRIMQESGKTSISYIQRQLNIGYNRAANIVEQCEKQGILSEPNSKGVRSLL
- the brnQ gene encoding branched-chain amino acid transport system II carrier protein; translation: MTKIGKKEFYVVALMLFAMFFGAGNFILPPKLGMDAGSNFYLAILFFCVTGVALPVLGVAAVAKAGTLKELASRVNVTFAVIFVAVIYITIGPLVAIPRASTMPYEIMILPFVDNEYNVYYLAFYSFIYFALNYYICLNPSTMLDTLGKYLTPILLILIAVFFICTLIYSEVNVSIPNQNYTTHPVATAFVEGYQTMDALAALVFGISVVGALKSLGVTNKHQLSLLTIKAGLFSGIILMIVYFALGYLGYVYGNTFKDASNGAILLSLISDDLFGSFGRFILGFTALLACLTTTIGLIGSSASYFSSVTKISYKNWVIIWVVASFVLSIQGLTQILKVSVPILIAIYPIAIVLIILSLINNLINESKIIYRFSVYTAAFIGILNAIDSSILNINDEKILSYLGIAKYLEMLPFYSSMLGWVIPVIVMFILGYIINAFSKKDDF
- a CDS encoding oxaloacetate decarboxylase, which produces MKAKILKEALNSQEILVAPGASCALYARLIELAGFKVVYATGAGMANMQFGFPDIGLVSMNEMLENTKRINDATNLPVIADIDNGYGNALNVYRTAKEFSKNKIAAIQIEDQQLPKRCGHFDGKKLISQDEMCAKIKACKDALEYDTLIIARTDAIAVNGFDDAINRANAYLESGADILFIEAPTSIEQMASLPKLIKAYHIANMVEGGKTPILSNDELQKMGFNIVLYANATLKAAIKGMNDLLNHLKTTGRTDNAEHLMISMKERNRICEFDKWMDIENKFKG
- a CDS encoding PrpF domain-containing protein, with protein sequence MKIKCSVYRGGTSRGLIFNANDLPKDKSTWADIFKKSIDCHNQNAIDGLGGSISSTNKICVVKSVNNKNYDIEWEFFQAGVMKDSIDNKGTCGNLIAAVGAYAINEKLFSFDRFASNVCVRIYNTNIQKIIEFKAKIKDGEFVEKGSSIMQGVFGGCELADVFIKNAGAEQTGLKYPLGKISNFNGYRATLLDLINPFLYVDAREFDLDFNLNYNDFSALKAIEDLNKLRDFYAIKLGFAKDENDLENNQAIPKIAALFKSDNKSEFDIGIRVLSLRNLHKSSPASGLYNLAVAALENGTLANELSGLTMIQNGIQDVKIKHFLGVVDVSVEIESGKIIGVGLKRSARRIMDGFIYIN
- a CDS encoding PrpF domain-containing protein; the protein is MKKFKCSIYRGGTSKAACFYEKDMPARVKWGEFLADVMGTATKQIDGIGGAASVTSKVAIVDIKNNELTYTFAQVNIDKEMVDFNSNCGNISSCVGAFAYDLGLIDLNDSKMYEKIIIKDECDLENKIICVRILNTNTNKYLKARFKLSDDLKSFEPAGDTKIAGVPNTASEIKLGFINPEGSMNKGLLPTNSAKQVVNTSFGNIEISIVDAGAALVFMRAKDLLSGNIYDEISQNELDKIEEVRSIASELIGLAKKEEATAKNPSVPKACLVDFVQDYTSTSGAKISKNDINVCVRMMSMQRPHPSIAVTGTVCISMAAKTQGTLINEHLSSFSNELVIAHPSGTITGFIDNDSVSVIRTARCLMQGYVFTRKDY
- a CDS encoding methylated-DNA--[protein]-cysteine S-methyltransferase; amino-acid sequence: MYIEIIKFKNFIVLIKANDEYLISVDITNLATLKEKPNQITSLVKSELLKYFKGEDFDFTNIKLNLDKFSTFTKEVLNELKNIPYANTITYKELAYRINSKAYRAVGTALSKNPYLIILPCHRVIRSDESLGRFTCEVSNMKEFLNKHEKNNIKSNNF
- a CDS encoding UPF0323 family lipoprotein; the protein is MFKNLNNLTYKASLTAIVAGSLLSACGGEEQQQAKGSFLIIEEYAPKQYRIKDEFPSDETRVVLKELNGNERVLSKAEMDELIKAENAKIEANQSSLTNESIGSNHSLGEVLLSSVAGAIIGSWIGNKLFNNSHFNANKATHYQNPSTYQRSVNSFKSTPSAGASKSSGFFKSQSTSGASSSGSFGS
- a CDS encoding helix-turn-helix domain-containing protein — translated: MKLLVKDAAKYLNISKEAIYNRIRRGTLKSIKEDNKTYVLIEPEQNSLAIKDELLEQIKILKLSNEELKKENEELKNKINLPVIIKAKWILIDEYLLRFKKKKREKIKKYLISRLFKSKKIKLENNQVFIRNKKLSKI
- the rpsU gene encoding 30S ribosomal protein S21, producing MPGIKVHNNESFDEAYRKFKKQTDRNLIVTEVRARRFFEPMTEIRKKQKISARKKMLKRLYMLRHYEAKL
- the ccoG gene encoding cytochrome c oxidase accessory protein CcoG; its protein translation is MGNITNYFKKRTTFYVLLTCIVFIIPFIRINGNHLFLLSFDKQKLDLFFISFNTNELYLMPFLLIMMFVFIFFITNLLGRVWCAWGCPQTIFRIIFRDLIQTKLFRIYSGRKNKQNKPRNKIFARIASVIVFYPISLIAASNFLWYFVPPEDFFTYLDHFNEHLLLFGIVLCLSLFITFDITFIKENFCAYICPYARIQSVMFDNDTKSVIYDESRGGIIYKDGEKIIKKPIGGECIACEACVKICPTHIDIRKGMQLDCINCLECADACSNVQARFNRPSLISWSSTKEIKTKEKLKFFRFRTIVYIVVLCAMFIGLVLTAGSKETMLMNINRTTELYTINKDENYVDNAYVILFHNTSKQDHRFYLEILDDDISILKPKKDFRVKAGEKLKQIVILRSELKKVKKHHKHINIRAYALDDDKIFTIKDTIFIYPKEKKWKEKKK
- a CDS encoding TetR/AcrR family transcriptional regulator; the protein is MEGKEEIILKVALELFLEKGYENTSLNDIVKVTGGSLATIYKKFENKNNLFLKALKFRAETRLENLKIMISSKANLDLPDFLNVFGNEYCNFFIGEDNAKFLRLVLERTYQDINFKQECAKADKDVIIRFLCEVFEKKIKKEILNEISAYNLANLYCSMIRSNKIFDLIFNSKEIFTQDELSEHVKNVNILFLRALR
- a CDS encoding efflux RND transporter periplasmic adaptor subunit — translated: MKRLIKLSFVASLLLFTACNDKVEQKQQEMPPSIVDIKKVSLENAEIYYQYAAKLEANKDVVVLPKVSGEIKKILFKDGDFVKQGTILYKIDDEQYKASLDLALADVGVAKANYENANTDYNRTKDLYAKKAVSQKEFDTKEAAFKSAKASLDKANAAYKIAKLNYDYTNVKAPFDGYVQASLVDAGSYANANNTQLVKIVDQNTLKATFFISDTNMEQIKRNNNDLKSAKANFTLNGKTYEGKVEFISNYNELASTKAYAVFENTNQELSAGTFVSLKLSNIMQNDSFVISRENLLQDIDGYYVFVKDKNITKQIHVKTIFDDEKIAVIDAKTSDLKVDDELILNNYKKIYPGAKIATKAEFGAMMQKQAPKEQTKEQ